aaaATGATTCCCCACTCTCCAAGCTGATGCTAAGAGCTCGGGTTTAACCAATCAGAAGATATCAAGAACTTCCAAGATGAAGCCATTGCAGAGAGGGCAATTCCCCCTTTGAACCCAAAGCTCCCTAGAACACAATCTGCAAAATGTGTGGCCACAAGGTATGAAAGCTGCCCCTTTGTGCCTCACCATGCACACGCAGCAATTGTTGTACGCTCCTCTACCTGCAATCTCtgcctcttcttcctcctcctcttcatcTTCCTCATCGTTCATCATGAAACCAGACCCGTCCAAGCTCAATTGCCCATCTGATTCCGCCAATAACGCCATCAATGAAGTCCTCACCGGCAGCTCCTCCGCCGTCTCTCCCGCCCCGTCTTCTGTCTCTTCATCCGCAGGTTCACCTACATTATTGTCTCTCGTATTGAGCGATGTCGAGCCTTCGGCTCCGTGGCCGGAACGGCTCACCGTTCTGCTGCTCGTCAAATGATTCAATTCGGGGCGATTCTCTCCGGAAGTAGACGGATGAATTGAATGGGAAGAAGGGTCTTCAGAGTTGAGAGCGCCCGTCGGGAATAGAGTCAAATTTGGCCGCGAAATCGTTCTGTTTGTGTTTGGGATGGGCACATCGGAGGCCGGCGTGCGAACGGTGGAGATCCAGGCATGGCCGGCGCGGCAGAGACGGAGTTTGTCTCTGAAAACTCTCCAGCTCTTCTTGTTCTCTTTCGCGCCGGACGGGTCGTCTCGGATGATGTCGAGCAGAGTCCGAGCCGGCAATAGCCGCTTCTCGGAGTTActgtcgtcgtcgtcgtcctGCTTGAGTCGTAGAAGATCGCGGAGGTGACCGGAATCCACTCTTCCTTCGGCGAGCAATAGCCTTCTTTGACCACCATTGCCAACAGCCCCACTCTCCATTCAAGACAAGTCActggtaaaataaataaaacagaaaaaaaactCCAACTTCAGGAAATCCATCCTAAATAGAAAAGAGGCCTAGAAAAAACAACGCGAAATTTTCTCGGGACTTGCAGGATTGGAAAGTTCGTTCCTAGGAAACatgatcaaaatcaaaatattaacgacaaatactttctttctttctcgggaAAATCTATATTGCCATAAGCGAATAAGAACGGCCGAGGGCTGAGTACTTCAGATACTGAGGTGCAGATGGAGATGAAAATTTCTGGGAAAATAGGAAGACGAATAGCCTAGGATTCCATAGAGTGAAGAACATCGGATACCTTTCGCTTGCCGTCGTTTACTGTCGTCGGAGAAGAGGACCCAGATCTGATATCTTCACAGCTTTTTGATTGGAGCCAGTGCTATCTGAACTGAAGATAAAAGTTGGCATCAGCAACTCGAGggacgagagagaaagagaaagcgaGTCAAAAAGGAAACAAAGTTAAGAAGATCAGACGGCAAGTCGATATCTTGTTTTgtctccctctttctttctttctactttctTAAACATTCCATCTATTTCTTCTCTGTACAGAGTGTGGAGGGGAAACAGAACACGGAGAGGGAGAGGGGGCGGGGGGAGTAATTGGAGGTAGGTCCTGTTCTCTTAGTGCCAAATGACCGAATTGCCCACCCCCGAGCTTGCTGATATCACTCTCCCAACTGCCTCTCCCAGGGGTTAACCTGTCCGGCTTGATGTTACCGGTGGTGTCGGATAAAACTGACATGTTCCATGCAtgcaattcatttattttaccCCAGTTGCCACGGACCACCACAGCAATTTATTACAAATTCTTCAGTTATTCACTCATTTAATTCCTTCGTGAAACTTACTCGTGTAATCTAACAAGATTAAAGTTGGTCATTGTTAGATTAGCATTAACTTCAAATTGGACAGCCCATTAAATTTTGAGCTGAGTTGAGAAATGGGTCTTTAGGCATTTGTTCGGATGTAATTTTATAAgcaattaatcttaatttttcatgatttttttgttgttgttgtatgacatatatctatttatctatttatatatatatattatctttgtCCTGGACAAAATgtcaaagaataattaaatgtggagaaggatttaatttttgtttcgaAAAACAATTAGAGAAGACTCAAGAAGAGTTGCTTAAGAATGGTGAAAAGCTACAGAGTAACCCCTATAAATGACCTTTAAATGACACTTAGGCTGTTACTTGTTAATAACTCAACTCAAATCATTCCTAATACTCTCCTTTCTATGTCTTATTCTAAAGGTAATCTTCCTTTATCAAAGAGCAAACAACAAACGATGGTTAAATGACCTGTCTTGCTGAAGCTTTAGAATCCTAAGCTTCATCTAAAGTCAAtacaaatttattcataatCCAAACACAGCATAGAAATTTGCTTGCTtcatcatatttcaaaatattttgtgtcTTTATGTGTGATGACCTTGTGCCCTTTTTGATCATTACTCCAGTCCAAGCCTAGCACATGGGACGACTAATGGGACCCTGTAAGAAAAGAACCCATCATGAATTTGGtttaataaacaaagaagaaaagacaAACAATCATCAATTGTGTTTAAACAGATGGGCATTATCAGAACAATAATAATACATTAAgtttttatcttcttgttgcAAAGGAATTGGCATTGAGTAATCATTTATCAGTTTTTTATAGGTatgaaacttttatttttagagtAGACTTTAACTATTAaatcaatattcaatattaaaaaaaaaaatgagtaagatagAATATCGAGTAAGGTAAGATTCAAAAAACGAGAAATTTAGGAGTTTTATTGTCCAATTTGAGATAGCCCAAGCGCAATTTCTGCTTGAACATTTGCTTGGGATGTGATCTTATGGTTTGAGAGTGATGCTAAGTCTATATCACGTAGTGATTATGAGGAAGCGACAATGATTCAAATAGTACTCTCTAAATGTCTtgcatataaaatttttgaaattaattcaCTTGTCACCTTAAAATTAGGTTAGTAGTTGATTTAATAGTATCCATTACTTACTATATAAAATGGTTTACTTGATATGTTTATCCATTTGTTGGTTCTGTTGTTGAGAAAAGTTGTTGGCCACACCCTAATGGTTCACCAATAGCTCATGTAATAAACCAGGAACAAGTACTTTTCCAACAGAGCATCAAACATATTTATGGATAGCTAACCTAATCACACCAGCAAAATGAAGCTAAATTCGTTTTAATATTAAGTTGGTTGGTGCTTAGATGTAAGGGTTTGGATTGGATGCATGTGCTTCAGCCGGTCTCTGTTTGGACGGCAGGCAGAAGCTTATGATTGGCAGCACAAAATGACACGAAATAAcacttttccttcttcttcctcctttcctctttttttttaatgctttACGTAAAAGGCCTCGAATCATGTATTTTTGGTCGGGTCTTTTTGTGGTACTCCACTCAGGTCAAGCCTGCTGGATTGCAATGCCTAAATTAATATGCTTTCTTTTAAAACAagggcatatatatatttttggttaaATAAACTTGTTATTTGAACACTTTAACTACGTTCACataaaatgaacaaataaaagTTCTATCTTAGTCTGATTGAAGAtaatatttctcttttactcgttcatagaattttgaaaaatttaaacatcTTAGAGATAGAAAGAAAGGTAAGAATTTATCAACCAAATTGCACTTCTCATGTATGGAGAGTCCCATGATGAAAAGGgatagagaaaagtttgaacCCAATTCATATTGCAAGTGATGAATATGagaacaatttaaatttttgaaaatttatatatttgtgcattgataaaattattcactttttttttaaagctcAATCACTCTCATAGAAGAATTGCCAAGAGAAAttataaaccaaaataaaaaagccTATTTTACTTATTAGAATTATCGTCTTACACGattttttatgttcatatttttaattatgttaaaaaaataaattataaattaagtttttGACCCTTACAATATAAGGCGAGAATCAAACTCATAACTTACTAAATTGACACTGATACATTATTTATCTAACCACTCGATCTATGTGTGGGacaagttattttatttaaaaaaatgttactttACACCATTGTGTACACCTTTAAGTTACATGATCGTataaaaatgtctaaaatattcTTGAACCTCAATG
The Diospyros lotus cultivar Yz01 chromosome 12, ASM1463336v1, whole genome shotgun sequence DNA segment above includes these coding regions:
- the LOC127787332 gene encoding uncharacterized protein LOC127787332 — encoded protein: MESGAVGNGGQRRLLLAEGRVDSGHLRDLLRLKQDDDDDSNSEKRLLPARTLLDIIRDDPSGAKENKKSWRVFRDKLRLCRAGHAWISTVRTPASDVPIPNTNRTISRPNLTLFPTGALNSEDPSSHSIHPSTSGENRPELNHLTSSRTVSRSGHGAEGSTSLNTRDNNVGEPADEETEDGAGETAEELPVRTSLMALLAESDGQLSLDGSGFMMNDEEDEEEEEEEAEIAGRGAYNNCCVCMVRHKGAAFIPCGHTFCRLCSRELWVQRGNCPLCNGFILEVLDIF